The following is a genomic window from bacterium.
TCTTATTGATGTCGTTAAATATGAGAAAAATATCTCATCTTGAAAAACAATTGAGAAATATAAATCATAACCTAAAAGCTCTGTGTAATAAATTTGAGATTAAATTTGCAGATGATAATGAGGTTATAGCTAATACCAAAGATGAAATTTCTAATTTGATTAAGGCAGGTAAAGTCAATGAAGCTAAGCGTCTTGCAAAAGATAACCTTGTAGATTCTTCAGAAATTATGGGATTTATTAAGGATCTAAAAAATAAACGCCTGATCTCAAATAAGAAATGAAGGAGGGGATGCAGAAAATGAGCAAATATGATGAAAGGATAATCGCTTGCTGAAAAACGAGTCCTATTTAAGACGCAATCGCAGGGTGTGTATCTGGATGATTGTTTTCTTAATAATCTCTCCAGTTATTATTTGCTTTATCAATACGACTTGCGCGACAGAAGAAAATATCTTTAGAGGAGTCATTCCTGCTATTTTTCTTTTAGCAGTACTAGTGTATGAATCTCATCTAAAGTTAAAACATATTGAGTCGATAAAATTTTATAGGAACTATAGTTCAAAATAACCCTATGCATAAAAAGATAATTCTGCTCAACATTGTTCTTATACTCTGTGCTATCTGTCTTTCCTACTTTGGCTTTAAAACTGCCAAATATCAGGAAGCAGAGATTATGGAAGAGATAAAGAGGCAGGCAGTTTCTGCAGGGAAAGTTGCTTCGGAGGTTGTGGGAGAAATATTTAAGGATATTGAAAAGGAGATTGATGAGATTCCTAGCATTATGGATGAGGAAAAAACACCTGATCCGGACAAAATGCTTTTTGCCTTTGATTCCAACCTCAATACGATTTATCCAAGATTCAAGACCTATCGCAAAGAACTTGAGAAGCCAAATTTCTCGCTTGATTTTCTTAGAAGATTTCAGCAGATTGGGACCTTGGAAGTTAAGGGGGATTTTGAAAAAGCCATTATTTCATACGAAGATTTACTGAAAGGACCTTTTGCTTCAAATGAAAAGGCACTTGTACAATTTACCCTCGCCCGGACTCTCAGAAAAAAGGGAGAGAATGGAAAAGCATTATCTGCCTATCAAAAGTTAATAGCTGAATATCCGGAAAGCTTTTCTCCTGACGGGCTTAATCTCAATATAATATCTCGATATGAGATTGTCAAACTTGCGAAAGAAATAGGCGATTTTGAACATGCGATATTAAATGCTCTCTCACTACTTCAGGATATACAGAATCACAAACTGGATATATCAGAGGGGGAAAGAACATATTTTGCAAATCTGTTATTTAACATAATTGATGATCCAGCTTTAGGAAAGAGAGAGGCGAAACAGGACGAATTTGTAAAGCTCAAGGAAGTTATTCATAAGGAAAAGACATTCTATAAGAAAACAGCACTTTTGAAAAATATGTTTGAACGGCTTGAGGATAAGAAAGTAATTGAGACTGAACATAAGAATATATCTGTCCAGAAATTAGGCGATACACTTCTATTTTTTAAGATAATGGAACATAAAAAACATGGAGAGATAATCACATCAGTTGTAAAAGATAAAATCGACATTGATAATAGATTAATAAAAGAACTTAAGACAAAAGGATTGTCTGAAGATATTGTCTGCTGGATAGTTGGTACTAACAGTAATGCAATTTTGCAAACAGGGGAAATAAATGCTGTTTTACCCACTGTAGTACTTAATCTTGGAGAATGGCTCGCTGGGGCAAAGCTCAACGTGTATCACAAAAGAACAAAAAATATTGAAGAGAGTTCAAGAAGAAGGATGACAATTAATATTATTATGGTCAGTATGCTATTTATTATCATAATATTATCAAGCATTCTAAGTCTTCGGATGACGATGAGGGAAGTTGAGCTTTCAAGGATGAAAACTAATTTTATATCCAGCGTATCTCATGAGATGAGGTTGCCTCTTTCAACAATAAAAACCGCTAATGAGATGTTTAATATCGGGAAAATAAAGGATAATAAACAGGCTAAGAAATATTACGAATACATCGCCTCAGAGGTTAACCGACTTGAACGATTGGTTAGTAACGTTCTTGATTTCTCAAGAATTGATGCAGGCAGAAAGAAGTATCATTTCAAAGAGGAAAATCTGGGAGAGGTTGTAAAAGAAGCAATCGATTCAGTTAAGGACTATTTCAAAAAAGAAGGATTCAGCATTGAAGAGAATATTGAAGGAATCATAAATGTGCGTGTTGATAAAGAAGCAGTTATGCAGGCGGTTTTGAACTTACTTGATAATGCTAAGAAATATTCAGGAATAAGTAAGATAATAAAAGTAAAAATATCTCGTAGTGCAAAATATGCAGTTTTGGATATAATAGATAAAGGAATAGGCATTGAGAAGAATAATATCAATAAAGTATTTGATGTCTTCTACAGGACAGAAGACGAGATGACCAGAAAAACCAAGGGAGTTGGATTAGGACTTTCCATTGTAAAACATATTATGGATGTGCACGGAGGGAAGGCACAAGTAGTCAGTGAAAAGGGAGAAGGCTCTACATTCAGCTTGTTGTTCCCCTTAGATAAAGAGACAAAGGATGCATAAAATATTAATAGTTGAGGATGAGAAGAAGCAGCTCGATATTCTGATTGAGTATTTCCGGAGCGAAAATTTTGATGTTTTATCTGCAGAAGATGGGATTTCTGCAGTTAAAGAAGCAGTTTCAGGAAAACCTGATATTCTTCTTCTTGATATAATGCTGCCTGAGAAAAATGGATTTGATGTCTGTCGGGAAATAAGAGAGAAAGGGCTGGATGTCCCTATTATTATGCTCACAGCTAAAAGTGAAGAGATAGACAAAGTAATGGGACTTGAGTTGGGAGCAGATGATTATATAACAAAGCCTTTTAGTTTGAGGGAACTTCATGCCAGAGTAAGGGCACAGCTCAGGCGCACTAGTCATTATGCAAACATAGATGAATACAAGCTA
Proteins encoded in this region:
- a CDS encoding ATP-binding protein, yielding MHKKIILLNIVLILCAICLSYFGFKTAKYQEAEIMEEIKRQAVSAGKVASEVVGEIFKDIEKEIDEIPSIMDEEKTPDPDKMLFAFDSNLNTIYPRFKTYRKELEKPNFSLDFLRRFQQIGTLEVKGDFEKAIISYEDLLKGPFASNEKALVQFTLARTLRKKGENGKALSAYQKLIAEYPESFSPDGLNLNIISRYEIVKLAKEIGDFEHAILNALSLLQDIQNHKLDISEGERTYFANLLFNIIDDPALGKREAKQDEFVKLKEVIHKEKTFYKKTALLKNMFERLEDKKVIETEHKNISVQKLGDTLLFFKIMEHKKHGEIITSVVKDKIDIDNRLIKELKTKGLSEDIVCWIVGTNSNAILQTGEINAVLPTVVLNLGEWLAGAKLNVYHKRTKNIEESSRRRMTINIIMVSMLFIIIILSSILSLRMTMREVELSRMKTNFISSVSHEMRLPLSTIKTANEMFNIGKIKDNKQAKKYYEYIASEVNRLERLVSNVLDFSRIDAGRKKYHFKEENLGEVVKEAIDSVKDYFKKEGFSIEENIEGIINVRVDKEAVMQAVLNLLDNAKKYSGISKIIKVKISRSAKYAVLDIIDKGIGIEKNNINKVFDVFYRTEDEMTRKTKGVGLGLSIVKHIMDVHGGKAQVVSEKGEGSTFSLLFPLDKETKDA
- a CDS encoding response regulator transcription factor, with the translated sequence MHKILIVEDEKKQLDILIEYFRSENFDVLSAEDGISAVKEAVSGKPDILLLDIMLPEKNGFDVCREIREKGLDVPIIMLTAKSEEIDKVMGLELGADDYITKPFSLRELHARVRAQLRRTSHYANIDEYKLSNNKIINFKTAQVEENGKIEKLSKTEVSLLKYFIKKSNVVLSRNDILNNVWGYDYFPESRTLDAHIVNLRRKIEEDYKNPRTLLTVHGLGYKFAG